A window of the Nibribacter ruber genome harbors these coding sequences:
- a CDS encoding TonB-dependent receptor domain-containing protein, with product MKKLVHLAVSGLLATHQVVAQAPPTKSAPTVVSPLATGTAPKGSSKIAGLVLDEAGKKPVEFATISLMDKATGKTVDGTISDDKGRFTLTRLAAGQYKLLVSFLGYENKVMEDISLGNKNEVNVGAISLKSDSKVLQEVSVVGEKDLVEDKVDRLVYNAEKDITNAGTSASEVLKKVPGLTVDMDGNVQLRGSSNIRVLINNKPSAMMATSVADALRQIPADLIKSVEVITSPSAKYDAEGTAGIINIITKKNSLQGVNGVVNAGLGNRLSNMNGILNYRKGKFGVNAAAGRQWRNSPMANTRETQYKGTEGLDRLTQVMDGNREGLFQLYQFGLDYDLTPKSSISGGIRFQGGEFTYNTTQASTQYLTNGNTLANTRINNTDFDNSNFDINLDFTQQLAKPGQELSLLGLLSRSNRQTYNFTDIQNGDCQLEQREQNLNDAYNEEKTFQADYMHPFKNKHLLELGAKAILRYAESDYQFLLANPADAPFALVPSRTDVFSYNQNVEAAYATYEFSLNKKYTFKMGSRYEMTQVDGDFVSTKTSVKQKYGNFIPSLAISRKLTESQTVKFNYTKRIQRPQLGYLNPFENRTDTFNIQVGNPNLQAEITNAYELGYSTFFKNGISVNASLYLRKTDNSIQAFVVPTAEGVNYTRFGNTGKNSSYGMSFFGNAKFLKRGNVSGNVNVFYIDLESTSAELNASNASMMYNLNLNTSYAFENGFSAQMAGEFNSRRVALQGKASAMANYSFAVRKEILKKNGSIGLSVDNPFNEKLTQRNSFSTPTVDQTGTTYLYNRQVRVLASYKFGKATGKGQPKKKKKISNDDAKNSSDE from the coding sequence ATGAAAAAGTTAGTACACTTAGCCGTCTCTGGCTTATTGGCCACCCACCAAGTGGTTGCCCAGGCCCCGCCCACCAAATCTGCTCCTACGGTAGTTTCTCCTTTAGCCACTGGCACCGCTCCCAAAGGAAGCAGTAAAATTGCCGGGTTAGTCTTGGACGAGGCTGGAAAGAAGCCTGTGGAGTTTGCCACTATCTCCTTAATGGATAAAGCCACCGGCAAAACGGTAGACGGCACCATATCAGATGACAAAGGAAGATTCACCTTGACACGGCTCGCCGCAGGACAGTATAAGCTGTTGGTCAGTTTTTTGGGCTATGAGAACAAGGTGATGGAAGACATTTCTTTGGGCAACAAAAACGAAGTAAACGTGGGTGCCATTTCCTTAAAATCAGATTCTAAAGTATTGCAAGAGGTGTCTGTGGTAGGAGAAAAGGATTTGGTGGAAGACAAAGTGGACCGCCTGGTGTACAACGCCGAAAAAGACATCACCAACGCCGGTACCTCAGCCAGCGAAGTCCTCAAGAAAGTGCCAGGTCTGACGGTAGACATGGATGGCAACGTGCAACTGCGCGGAAGCTCCAACATACGCGTGCTCATCAACAACAAACCATCGGCTATGATGGCTACCAGCGTGGCAGACGCCCTACGCCAGATTCCTGCAGATTTAATTAAGTCGGTGGAAGTGATTACCAGTCCATCGGCTAAGTATGACGCTGAGGGCACGGCGGGTATCATTAACATTATCACTAAAAAGAACAGCTTGCAGGGCGTGAACGGTGTGGTGAACGCCGGGTTGGGTAACCGCCTCAGCAACATGAATGGGATCCTCAATTACCGCAAAGGTAAGTTTGGCGTCAACGCCGCCGCTGGGCGTCAATGGCGCAATAGCCCCATGGCGAACACCAGAGAAACTCAGTACAAAGGTACCGAAGGCCTAGACCGCCTGACACAGGTCATGGATGGCAATCGCGAAGGCTTGTTCCAACTGTATCAGTTTGGTCTGGATTATGACCTAACGCCTAAAAGCAGTATCTCTGGAGGAATCCGGTTTCAAGGTGGGGAATTTACCTACAACACTACTCAAGCCTCAACGCAATACTTGACCAATGGCAATACCTTAGCCAATACCAGAATTAACAATACAGACTTTGATAACTCTAATTTTGATATTAACCTGGATTTTACCCAACAATTGGCTAAACCAGGGCAGGAGTTGAGTTTGCTGGGTTTGTTGAGCAGAAGCAACAGGCAGACCTATAACTTCACAGACATACAAAATGGGGACTGTCAACTGGAACAGCGAGAGCAAAACCTGAACGATGCTTACAATGAAGAGAAAACGTTTCAGGCAGATTACATGCATCCGTTCAAAAACAAGCATCTGCTGGAACTAGGGGCCAAGGCCATTCTGCGCTACGCCGAAAGTGATTACCAATTCCTGCTCGCCAATCCGGCAGATGCTCCATTTGCCCTAGTCCCAAGCCGCACGGATGTTTTCTCTTACAACCAGAACGTGGAAGCGGCCTATGCCACCTATGAGTTCAGCCTGAACAAAAAGTATACTTTTAAGATGGGCTCCCGGTATGAGATGACGCAGGTAGACGGGGATTTTGTCTCAACCAAGACCTCGGTTAAACAGAAATACGGCAACTTCATCCCCAGCTTGGCCATCTCCAGAAAACTCACCGAAAGCCAGACGGTCAAGTTCAACTACACCAAGCGCATCCAGCGTCCGCAGTTAGGCTACCTGAACCCGTTTGAGAACCGCACGGACACGTTCAACATTCAGGTAGGAAACCCTAATCTGCAAGCCGAGATTACGAATGCCTATGAACTGGGCTACAGTACTTTCTTTAAGAACGGCATCTCAGTGAACGCTTCACTCTACCTGCGCAAAACCGACAACTCTATCCAAGCCTTTGTAGTGCCTACGGCAGAAGGTGTCAACTACACTCGCTTCGGGAACACAGGGAAGAACAGTAGTTACGGCATGAGCTTTTTTGGCAACGCCAAATTCCTTAAAAGAGGAAATGTGAGCGGTAACGTCAACGTCTTCTACATTGACTTAGAAAGTACCTCTGCTGAATTGAACGCTTCTAACGCCAGCATGATGTACAACCTGAACCTGAACACCTCTTACGCTTTTGAAAATGGATTCAGTGCCCAAATGGCCGGTGAGTTCAACTCAAGGAGAGTGGCCTTGCAAGGAAAAGCCTCGGCCATGGCCAATTATTCCTTTGCCGTTAGAAAGGAGATTTTAAAGAAAAATGGAAGCATTGGCCTGAGCGTGGACAATCCTTTTAACGAGAAGCTTACACAGCGCAATTCATTTTCTACGCCCACCGTAGACCAAACGGGTACAACTTACCTCTACAACCGACAAGTGCGCGTGCTGGCCAGTTACAAATTCGGGAAGGCGACAGGCAAGGGTCAGCCTAAGAAAAAGAAGAAAATCAGCAATGATGACGCCAAGAACAGCAGTGACGAATAG
- a CDS encoding LytR/AlgR family response regulator transcription factor, translated as MRAIAVDDEPMALEVVRSLASKVPYLELVATFTDAIKALEFLQKEPIDLVFLDIKMPDITGLEFVASLQKKPLIIFTTAYSEHAVTSFELDAVDYLLKPFSLSRFIKGCNKAYELYNFRNAPEAADHVYIKTGYEQVKVSFDEILYLEATGNYVTFAMEKGAKHLSRSTFAEAINLLPQEKFARVHRSFLVALDKIDKVERHQVTIQNKEIPLSDAYRHDLAAILGR; from the coding sequence ATGAGAGCAATTGCGGTAGATGATGAACCGATGGCCTTGGAAGTGGTAAGGTCTTTGGCCTCCAAAGTGCCGTACCTGGAGCTAGTGGCCACGTTCACAGACGCAATTAAGGCATTGGAATTCTTGCAAAAAGAGCCCATTGACCTGGTGTTTCTGGATATTAAAATGCCCGACATCACGGGCCTTGAGTTTGTGGCCAGCCTCCAGAAAAAGCCTTTAATCATCTTCACCACCGCCTACTCAGAGCACGCTGTCACCAGCTTTGAATTAGATGCGGTGGATTATCTCTTGAAGCCATTTTCCTTGTCCAGGTTTATCAAAGGCTGTAACAAGGCCTATGAACTGTACAACTTCCGGAATGCGCCAGAAGCCGCTGACCATGTATACATCAAGACGGGTTATGAGCAGGTAAAGGTGAGTTTTGACGAAATCCTGTATCTGGAGGCTACGGGTAATTACGTGACCTTCGCCATGGAAAAAGGAGCCAAGCACCTTTCCAGGAGTACCTTCGCGGAAGCCATTAATCTGCTGCCGCAAGAAAAGTTTGCCCGCGTGCATAGATCCTTTCTGGTAGCCTTAGACAAGATTGACAAAGTAGAGCGGCACCAAGTGACCATCCAGAACAAAGAAATACCATTGAGCGATGCCTACCGGCATGACCTGGCTGCGATTTTAGGGAGATAA
- a CDS encoding sensor histidine kinase, which produces MAENIYLSILSNNTSVKEILNDKEQFKKIEFWLITILFVFAGFSLATDSGQYNQELFLRHLTPFDYYDNYFFPNLIEYALVYVTFVFLNFKVFPILVGEENKKQPVLYLVLVFLALGFCLGVLDTYAQNYLFHAFKTEDEALDNFFQKSYLQAGWYIFVFALYYAIKLAVFYLLNNSEAIQSKYRIVTRDGLIGIVIWMVTMFLLIIGRAEGEAIIGWAIVGPISVVLFCYAFYKLIPEALTKKRRFLSYLMVAALFSFLSFFPATIIGIAFSNGGDFGLAVGLVCGFFQFLITFPVAYFLYMRHLKSQEEVHGLKRELGNSTANLDFLRSQINPHFLFNTLNTLYGTALQENSDRTAQGIQMLGDMMRFMLHENHQQKILLAREMEYLNNYIALQSLRTSTSPDITIQTNIEDVLSEKFIAPMLLIPFVENAFKHGISLQNKSWIRVSLHCDQKKLYFDVYNSIHAKSEVDPERDKSGVGLENVRQRLNLLYPKRHELIIRETAKEFFVHLTLDL; this is translated from the coding sequence ATGGCAGAAAATATATACCTTTCCATCCTTTCAAATAACACATCCGTGAAAGAAATCCTCAACGACAAAGAGCAGTTCAAAAAAATAGAGTTCTGGCTTATCACCATCTTGTTTGTGTTTGCCGGCTTTTCGCTGGCCACAGATTCTGGGCAGTATAACCAGGAGCTGTTTTTAAGGCACCTTACGCCCTTTGATTATTATGACAACTACTTCTTTCCCAACCTGATTGAGTACGCTTTGGTATATGTGACCTTTGTGTTCCTGAACTTTAAAGTGTTCCCCATTTTGGTGGGGGAAGAGAACAAGAAACAGCCTGTCCTTTACCTGGTGTTGGTGTTTCTGGCGCTGGGCTTTTGCTTGGGTGTTCTAGACACATATGCCCAGAATTACCTGTTCCATGCCTTTAAAACCGAAGACGAAGCCCTTGACAATTTCTTCCAGAAAAGTTACCTGCAAGCGGGTTGGTACATCTTTGTCTTTGCCTTGTATTACGCAATCAAACTGGCTGTTTTCTACCTGCTCAACAACTCAGAGGCCATCCAGTCAAAGTACCGCATTGTCACAAGAGACGGCCTGATTGGCATTGTGATTTGGATGGTGACCATGTTCCTGCTCATCATTGGACGCGCCGAAGGCGAGGCAATCATTGGCTGGGCCATTGTGGGACCTATCAGCGTGGTCTTGTTCTGCTATGCCTTCTACAAATTGATACCTGAGGCCTTAACCAAGAAAAGGAGATTTTTGAGTTACCTCATGGTAGCCGCCTTGTTTTCTTTTCTGTCCTTCTTTCCGGCCACAATCATAGGCATCGCCTTTAGCAATGGCGGCGACTTTGGATTGGCCGTGGGTCTGGTGTGTGGCTTTTTCCAGTTTTTGATTACGTTTCCGGTGGCGTATTTTCTGTACATGCGTCACTTGAAAAGCCAGGAGGAGGTGCATGGTTTGAAACGAGAATTAGGCAACTCTACCGCCAACCTTGACTTCCTTCGGTCACAAATCAACCCGCACTTCCTGTTCAATACCTTGAATACCTTGTACGGCACCGCCTTGCAGGAGAACAGCGACCGCACGGCACAGGGTATCCAGATGCTAGGCGACATGATGCGCTTTATGTTGCATGAAAACCACCAGCAGAAAATTCTCCTAGCCCGCGAAATGGAGTACCTGAACAACTACATTGCCCTGCAATCTTTGCGCACTTCTACCTCACCTGATATTACCATTCAGACCAACATTGAGGACGTGCTTTCTGAAAAATTCATAGCACCCATGCTGTTGATTCCTTTCGTGGAGAATGCTTTTAAGCACGGCATCAGTCTGCAAAACAAATCCTGGATACGGGTGAGCCTGCACTGTGACCAGAAGAAACTCTACTTTGACGTGTACAACAGCATTCACGCAAAGAGCGAGGTAGATCCAGAGAGAGACAAGTCGGGGGTGGGCCTGGAGAACGTAAGACAGCGGTTGAATTTGCTGTACCCTAAACGCCATGAACTCATCATCAGAGAAACGGCCAAAGAGTTTTTTGTGCACTTGACCCTGGACTTGTAA